A window of the Lactuca sativa cultivar Salinas chromosome 7, Lsat_Salinas_v11, whole genome shotgun sequence genome harbors these coding sequences:
- the LOC111887669 gene encoding patatin-like protein 2 isoform X1, producing the protein MGLVMLNLRSIKSFFGSRYLHHWPPSRIAINVYNASAARIEEESSTNLYRYTRRNMSCVTQVERTKSVQHPPVFGKLITVLSIDGGGIRGLVPAIILDFLENELKRIDGEDARIADYFDMIAGTSTGGLITAMLTAPDEDKRPVFEAKDIKNFYLQNSPKIFPQDCNMFKKFIKSLMGPVYDGKYLHNSIRKRLRNAKLEDTLTNIVIPTFDINTLQPTIFSSYEIKEKPYLNALLSDICIATSAAPIFLPPHHFETNHQGHKHEFNLVDGAMAANNPTLIAMGEIAKQLIRKNNDFLHIPQSLEYRRFLVISIGTGECKKIWKYNVNKASKWGVLGWSLNVFNLSTPLLDIFSQASTDMVDIHLSVLFKALDVEKNYLRIHEDGLERSLSSLHRATKHDLERLIETGERLLKRKVSKVNLQTGNFEPYSEKTNEEALKDFAKQLSDEKHLRDHRSP; encoded by the exons ATGGGACTCGTAATGCTTAATTTACGAAGCATCAAAAGCTTTTTCGGTTCAAGATATCTGCATCATTGGCCACCAAGTAGGATTGCGATTAACGTATACAACGCATCAGCTGCCAGAATCGAAGAGGAGTCATCGACAAACTTATACAGATATACACGGAGAAATATGAGTTGTGTAACTCAAGTGGAGAGAACAAAGTCAGTGCAACACCCCCCAGTGTTTGGGAAGTTGATCACAGTTCTTAGCATCGATGGAGGTGGAATCAGAGGTCTTGTACCAGCTATTATCCTCGACTTTCTTGAGAATGAGCTTAAG AGAATAGATGGTGAAGACGCAAGAATAGCAGACTATTTTGATATGATCGCTGGGACAAGTACTGGTGGTCTCATTACTGCAATGTTAACGGCTCCCGATGAAGATAAACGCCCTGTATTTGAGGCCAAGGACATCAAGAATTTCTACCTTCAAAATTCTCCCAAGATCTTCCCTCAAGATTG CAATATGTTTAAAAAATTTATAAAGAGCCTAATGGGGCCGGTATATGATGGGAAGTACCTCCACAACTCCATAAGGAAGAGGCTTAGAAACGCCAAACTAGAAGATACATTAACTAATATTGTTATACCAACCTTCGACATCAATACACTCCAACCAACAATCTTTTCCAGCTATGAG ATAAAGGAAAAACCATATTTGAATGCCTTGCTCTCGGATATTTGCATCGCAACATCAGCAGCGCCAATTTTTCTTCCACCACATCATTTTGAAACCAATCATCAGGGACACAAGCATGAGTTTAACCTAGTTGATGGTGCTATGGCAGCAAATAATCCG ACACTTATTGCAATGGGAGAAATTGCCAAGCAACTTATTCGCAAAAATAATGACTTTCTTCACATACCTCAATCCCTTGAGTATCGTAGATTTTTGGTTATATCTATTGGAACTGGTGAATGCAAAAAGATATGGAAATATAACGTGAATAAGGCTTCAAAATGGGGCGTGTTAGGATGGTCGTTGAATGTCTTTAATTTGTCGACTCCTTTACTTGATATTTTCTCTCAAGCTAGCACTGATATGGTAGATATCCACCTTTCTGTTCTCTTCAAAGCCCTTGACGTTGAAAAAAATTACCTACGTATCCAT GAGGATGGCTTAGAAAGGTCATTGTCTTCACTACATAGAGCTACGAAGCACGATTTGGAACGTTTGATTGAAACGGGTGAACGCTTATTAAAAAGGAAAGTTTCAAAGGTCAACTTGCAAACCGGCAACTTTGAGCCCTACAGTGAAAAAACTAATGAAGAGGCTCTCAAAGA CTTCGCAAAACAGTTGTCTGATGAAAAGCACCTTCGTGACCATAGATCACCATGA
- the LOC111887669 gene encoding patatin-like protein 2 isoform X2, protein MGLVMLNLRSIKSFFGSRYLHHWPPSRIAINVYNASAARIEEESSTNLYRYTRRNMSCVTQVERTKSVQHPPVFGKLITVLSIDGGGIRGLVPAIILDFLENELKRIDGEDARIADYFDMIAGTSTGGLITAMLTAPDEDKRPVFEAKDIKNFYLQNSPKIFPQDCNMFKKFIKSLMGPVYDGKYLHNSIRKRLRNAKLEDTLTNIVIPTFDINTLQPTIFSSYEIKEKPYLNALLSDICIATSAAPIFLPPHHFETNHQGHKHEFNLVDGAMAANNPTLIAMGEIAKQLIRKNNDFLHIPQSLEYRRFLVISIGTGECKKIWKYNVNKASKWGVLGWSLNVFNLSTPLLDIFSQASTDMEDGLERSLSSLHRATKHDLERLIETGERLLKRKVSKVNLQTGNFEPYSEKTNEEALKDFAKQLSDEKHLRDHRSP, encoded by the exons ATGGGACTCGTAATGCTTAATTTACGAAGCATCAAAAGCTTTTTCGGTTCAAGATATCTGCATCATTGGCCACCAAGTAGGATTGCGATTAACGTATACAACGCATCAGCTGCCAGAATCGAAGAGGAGTCATCGACAAACTTATACAGATATACACGGAGAAATATGAGTTGTGTAACTCAAGTGGAGAGAACAAAGTCAGTGCAACACCCCCCAGTGTTTGGGAAGTTGATCACAGTTCTTAGCATCGATGGAGGTGGAATCAGAGGTCTTGTACCAGCTATTATCCTCGACTTTCTTGAGAATGAGCTTAAG AGAATAGATGGTGAAGACGCAAGAATAGCAGACTATTTTGATATGATCGCTGGGACAAGTACTGGTGGTCTCATTACTGCAATGTTAACGGCTCCCGATGAAGATAAACGCCCTGTATTTGAGGCCAAGGACATCAAGAATTTCTACCTTCAAAATTCTCCCAAGATCTTCCCTCAAGATTG CAATATGTTTAAAAAATTTATAAAGAGCCTAATGGGGCCGGTATATGATGGGAAGTACCTCCACAACTCCATAAGGAAGAGGCTTAGAAACGCCAAACTAGAAGATACATTAACTAATATTGTTATACCAACCTTCGACATCAATACACTCCAACCAACAATCTTTTCCAGCTATGAG ATAAAGGAAAAACCATATTTGAATGCCTTGCTCTCGGATATTTGCATCGCAACATCAGCAGCGCCAATTTTTCTTCCACCACATCATTTTGAAACCAATCATCAGGGACACAAGCATGAGTTTAACCTAGTTGATGGTGCTATGGCAGCAAATAATCCG ACACTTATTGCAATGGGAGAAATTGCCAAGCAACTTATTCGCAAAAATAATGACTTTCTTCACATACCTCAATCCCTTGAGTATCGTAGATTTTTGGTTATATCTATTGGAACTGGTGAATGCAAAAAGATATGGAAATATAACGTGAATAAGGCTTCAAAATGGGGCGTGTTAGGATGGTCGTTGAATGTCTTTAATTTGTCGACTCCTTTACTTGATATTTTCTCTCAAGCTAGCACTGATATG GAGGATGGCTTAGAAAGGTCATTGTCTTCACTACATAGAGCTACGAAGCACGATTTGGAACGTTTGATTGAAACGGGTGAACGCTTATTAAAAAGGAAAGTTTCAAAGGTCAACTTGCAAACCGGCAACTTTGAGCCCTACAGTGAAAAAACTAATGAAGAGGCTCTCAAAGA CTTCGCAAAACAGTTGTCTGATGAAAAGCACCTTCGTGACCATAGATCACCATGA